The following coding sequences lie in one Apium graveolens cultivar Ventura chromosome 3, ASM990537v1, whole genome shotgun sequence genomic window:
- the LOC141713794 gene encoding uncharacterized protein LOC141713794 → MCQGAERIRATRVQTLKAEFEELKMKDTDQLDDFVMKMNGLMSNIRAPGETVSESYVVKKLLRAVSSNFLQIASIIEQFGNLEKMSLEEKIGSIKAHEEGLKG, encoded by the coding sequence ATGTGCCAAGGTGCAGAAAGAATCAGGGCAACACGAGTTCAAACCTTGAAGGCAGAGTTTGAGGAATTGAAAATGAAGGACACTGATCAATTGGACGATTTTGTGATGAAGATGAATGGACTAATGTCGAATATTCGAGCACCGGGTGAAACAGTGAGTGAGAGCTATGTTGTAAAGAAACTGCTTCGTGCAGTGTCGTCAAATTTTTTACAAATTGCTTCAATAATTGAGCAATTTGGCAATCTTGAGAAGATGTCATTAGAAGAAAAGATTGGGTCAATCAAAGCACATGAAGAGGGGCTAAAGGGATAG